GAGCGGAAATGGTTGGTAGCCGAAGCTCCGCTTCTGCGTTTGGTGCGAACTCAATTCATTTGGACGTGTTTGTCCGCCACGTGACCCGCAGGCCCGTGTTGTCCACTGTGGACTATTCTTTTCGGTTTTTCGCTTGTACCGTCTGCGTCACCCGTCCTGCGGCGTGCGGGCTGCGGGAGGCGTCGGAGTGGGCGGGCGGTCGAATTCCTTGCCCACTTCGGCACCGATTTGTTCAACGCGCTGGCGTGCGATCGAGGCCAGCGCGGCTGCTTCGTGTTCGTGGCGATGGTCGGTCGCTGCCACGTGTTCGAAGACCTCAGCTTGCAGCCGGTACCAGTTCCTCAAGGTGCCCGGTGACCGCTTTTCGTTGGGGTAGCGGGCTAGCAGCCACGTTCGGGCATCCTCCAGGCGGTCCGGCAGTCTCGACTGCCTGACGGTGGTCATGATGTGAGACCGCCCTCCATGTCCGCGCGGTCCGCCTCGCACAGTTCCGCGAACCGTTGCGCCATCTCCGACAGCCCCCGCGCGAACACAGCCGCCAGCTCCTGGCTCCCGCGTTCGTTGTCGACCTCGACAGAGATGGTGATTCCACCCGAGATGTCCACGTACAGCGCTGGCCTACCCGCGTCGTCGGTTCCGACGCTCACGGCATCTCCGAACCTGGGCCTGATTACCGCGTCCAACGGCATAACGCTTCCCCTCACGGCTCGATCGGCCACGTCGACACAGACGAGCGGTTTCTGTCTTGTGCTTCGCACCAGTCACCGAACTCCGAGGCAGCAGCGGCAAGGCTGCGCACGAAGCGGGCCGTGTCCATCAGGCCGCCAATGCGCGCCGGGGCCTGAATCAGGATGGTGTTCCCCTCGGCGCCAGCGACGAGCTGCCGTATGCCTGGAGACGGCGACACCACTTCGGCGCTGAATCCCGCCAGCGGCTGAATCACCACATGAATGGCCATGTGCACTCCGATGTCTGGGTCTCATCCGCGCCCGGTCGGGCGTGGTAACCACAGAAAACACCGGGTGCCGGGCAACAACCCGGACAAACTGTCCGGGTACCCATCCGGGAGGGCTAGCGAGGAACCGGGACCGCCTGGTTCACCGCGTCGAGCACCGCTGACCAGGGGAGTTGCTTCCCCGGAGAACTACGCGGCTCGTGTAGCGGCCAGACGTCATCACCGTAGACCAAGTGGACCCCGGCTCGACGAAGCGCCGTCAGGTGATCGTTCCAGGCCGGGTGCCGGGCGTGCGCGGCGTTGACTCGGGGGAACACGACGACGGGCAGGTCATGGGTTCCAATCGCTTCGTTGACTTGAGTGAGCGCCTGGTTGTCGGCTAGGCCGAGCGCGAGCTTGGCGACGGTGTTCGCCGAGGCGGGCGCGACGACATAGCAGTCAACGGGCGGATGCGGGCTGCGCTCGGACGGCGATCGCGGGTCGACCCGCACCGGAAGTCCGGTCGCTCTTTCGATCTCCGCCAGCGCGCCGGTTTCGGTGAGCCATCGTCCAGCAGTCGGTGTCAGCGTGACGCCGACCGTCCAGCCCGCTTCTAGAGCCGGTCGGATCAGGCAGGGCAGTAGATCCTCAACCCCACCAGCACCCGACCCGACGACACCGAGCACGCGACCGGTCATCGCTACCTCACCGCCCGGCAGCGCTCAGCGAACGCCAGCAGCGAAGACGACTTCTTGCCGCCGGTGGCAGGGGAGCGGCGGTAGATCGACCGGATGACTTCGCGGACGACGGCGCTGTGCCGGACGATCCCGGGCGCCTTCTGTTCTGCCGTAAGGAGAATCTGTAGGGCGTCATCGTCCTTCGCGACCAGGCTGAGCGCCCGCGCGACGTCGATCATGTGGCCTACCTGTCGTTCGAGCGGAAGGTGTTCGGTGCTGGCGTGGAGCCCCGCGTCTGCAATCTGCCCAATGTCGCCGAGGTCGAGGGCGACCGACACGCGGTGCAGAGCGACGTTGGACGGACCGAAGCTGGTCGTCCAGTAGTTGGCGTCCCTACCGAGCTGTTCCGCGGCTTGCTCTGCGCGGTTCAGCAGCTCGTTCGCGGTCGACCGGTCTTGGTGTCGCGCGGCGGCCACGGCGGTACGCAGGAACAGCATCCCGTACAGGCTGAGCGCGGCGGGATCGCCGGCCTTCATGCGTGGAGCAAGCCACCGGGCAGCCGCATCACCAAGTTCCAACGCGTCCTCAAACCGCCCAACCGCAAGCAGCGCATGCGTTCCCGAGCGCGCGGCCGACGCCAACACCAACGGATCATCGGCGTCGTCGGCGGCCTGGGTCGCGCGCTCCGCAGCGATCCAGGCGAGGTCCGCCTCACCGATCTTGCTCAGCGCGGTCGCGGCCAGGTGGTGAATGCGAGCCGACACCGCCGCGCACGAGCGCTTGTACGGCGGGTCGTCGGCCGAGGCCACTTCGAGGTGCTGAGCCGTCTTGATCAGGTTCGGCAGGGACGACACCACGCGGCCGAGGTCGCCCCGCTGGTAGTCCGACCACACCGCCTCGGTCAGCGCTGCGACCGGGGCCGGGTCGATGTACTCGGGGGAGATCGAGGAGGAGAACAGCGTTCGCGACAACCGGCGGGGTGCCATCAGTGCGTCTCGGATGGCGGGTACGTCATCGTGGTTGTCGTCGTCTTCCATCAGCACCGGCTCGCCGAGCAGGTCCCCGAGGGTGACCCGAAGCGCCTTGGCAACCTCGGCGAGCACGTCCAGCCGACGAACTTCCCGCTCGCCCCGCTCGATCTTGCTCAGCCAGTCCTCAGAGCGGTTCACAAGATCCGCGAGCACCGCCTGAGACAGCCCGGGCCGCCGTCGGTAGAAGGCAATACGCTCCCCGACGCTGAGCTGATCGCCACCACCACGCACCTGACCAGGCTAGCAACGCCGACCGTCAACCACCGCCGAACTGTGTCGGCAAGATGTGGCGCATGAGTCAGCAAGACAAGCGGTTGTCAGCCGAGGTGCTGGCCGACGTCCAGGTGTTGTGGGACTACAACCACATGGGCCACGAGCTGCGACCGTGCGATGTGGGGGTCGGCCTCGGTAGCCATGATCTCGGCGTCGCCACCCGAGCTGCGGAGCTGTTCCACTCCGGCTACTTCCCGTTGCTGGTCTTCAGTGGGGCGAACGCTCCGACCACGATCGACCGCTTCCCACGCGGGGAAGCCGTGCACTACCGCGAGCACGCTCTGTCTCTTGGCGTGCCCAATGACGCGGTGTTGGTGGAGCCCGAGGCCAAGCACACCGGCGCGAACATCGAGCTGTCCCGTGCCCTGTTGGAGTCGCGCGGTATTCCGGTGCGGTCGGTCATGCTGGTCTCGCGCCCGTACCAACAGCGTCGCGCGTACGCCGCCTGCCGGAAGGTCTGGCCCGAGGTCGAGGTGATCTGCGCTTCGCAGGATGTCGGCTTGGTGGACTACCTGGCCGGGATCGGCGACGACGCCCGGGTCATCAACACCATCGTCGCCGACACCCAGCGTATCAAGGTCTACGGCGACCAGGGCCACGCGATCCCGCAGGAGATGCCCGCCGAGGTCTGGGCCGCCTACGAGCGCCTGGTCCAGGCCGGATACGACAAGCGCGTCATCCCCAACGCCTAAACCCGACGCAACCGCTCGCGTCAGACCAGCGTGTTTAGCGCCCCTTGGGCTCAGGGCAAGAGGGTGAAGGCCGGGATGTGGTTCGGCCGGACGACGGTGAAATGCCTGCGGTCGAGGGTGGCAACAGTGGACGCACCGAGCCGCTCGGCCACGGCCACCACGGAGGCGTCCACGGCGCCGAGGGGCATGTCCGCGTACTTGGTGACCAGCTCCGCCATACGCTCAAGGTCCCGGAGTTCGAGCGGTTCAAGGCTGAGTTCCCCGGAGCACAGCGCCCGCAGGAACACCGCTTCAGCGCCCCCACCGCAACGACTTTCCAACAGGTAACACACCTCGGTAAGAACCGGAGCCGGGACGATCAGTGGACCCGGCACAGTGGTGAGCAGCCGAGCACAGCGTTCGTGGTCTTGGTCGTCGGCGTCCATAGCCGCGTACAACGGCCCGGTATCAACAACGATCATGCGCTCTTGGTTCCAGGGTCGCCCAGCTCCTGGCGCAGGATCTCCGACGACTGGGCCGCCACGTCATGCTGGCCCGATCGGAAGATGCCCAGGAAGGACAGTTGCCGCTGTTCGGCGGGCTGGGCTTCGTCGATCTCGCGGCGCAGCAGCTCTAGCACTGCCGGGACTCGATCCTCCGGCAGCGCGTCCACCAAGCGGTGAGCATCTTCACGAGCGCTCATGCTCCCAGCATGACGACCCCGAGCACACCGAGCAACCTTCGCCCCCGACCCGACCCCAGCGCCCCTCGTGACCGGCGTGTTCAGAGTTTCTTTTCTTCATCAAGGCGGCCCCTGCGGGGCCGCTCGGCCGCGTGCTGATCCCGCGCCGCGGAGCCGACGCCGTGCAGTGTGTCTGTCCACGCCCAAGGCGGCTGCCGCCGCCGGGCGTGGACAGCGAGGCATCACGGCGTCGGCCCGCTGCGGGGAGTGGCCGAGCGGCCCCGCAGATACCAAGGGACTGAACAGCGAAGGGGGCTCCGGGGTGGCTTGAGTCGGGACGATCGCTCGTGTGGCCGGTCTGGCTGCCTGGTCGGGGCGATCGGCTGCCGCGCCTATGGACAGCTCGACGCCTTGACGGCATCGACCAGCCCACAGGCTTGCCCTCGGATGGGGTTGACATGTACCTGCATGTGCCAGAAGAGCCGTGCGATTCGTTATCCACAGCACTTGTGTTAGCGGGAAGATCGCCGTATGCGTGAGGAGAGTCAACGTCCGACCTACCGGGTCTTGTCGACACGAACCATTGTGCTGTCTGCGATCGGCTTGGTTACAATCGGCTTTGGCGTAGTGGCGCTGCTCTTATTTGCTTTTGGTGGTGGCAGCGAAACTGATCGAGTCCGCCTAGATGTGATCAAAACAGCGGGTACTGTTGTGGTGGGCACGGGCGGAGCCGCTGCTTTGCTGCTTGCGGCACGGCGACAGCGGACCACTGAAATTGCATTGCAGCAGAAGGACATTGACCAAGCTCATCAAGAACAGGTAGCGGCGGCAAACCAAGCTCATCAAGAGCGTGTTGCAACGGCTACCGAGGCGGACGCGGCCGAGCGGCGAGTTACTGAACTCTACACTAAGGCTGTTGAGCAGCTCGGTTCCGACAAGGCCCCTGTGCGCCTGGGCGGGATGTATGCGCTGGAGCGACTTGCCCAGAATGTGCCTGAGCAGAGGCAGACTATTGTCAACGTGTTGTGCGCTTACCTACGCATGCCCTACGCCCCCGTAGCCGTGTCATCGGCATCCGTGCATGATCCTGCACCACCGGCCACTGGCGAGGACGCCATCCCAGCTGGTGAGCAACATTCCAACCTTCGTGGCACGGCGGCCCCGCGACAGCATGCTGAGCACCATGAACAGGAACGCCAAGTGCGGCTGACCGCTCAACGCATCCTTACCGCCCACCTGAATACGGGTAACGATCCAGAGCACCCGGTCGAGACGTTCTGGCCCGACATTGACCTCGACCTGACCGGGGCGACCCTGCTCGACTTTGACTTCACCGGCTGCCGTGCCAGCAACGCTCACTTCACCCAAGCGCAGTTCCATGGCGGCGCTGGGTTCCACGAAGTGATTTTTGATAGCAAGGCTGGGTTCAACGAGGCGCTGTTCCACGGCGACGTCGAGTTTAACGGGGTGCAATTTCGCGAGATTGTTGAATTTAGCGGGGTGCGGTTCTACTGCGACGCTAGTTTCCATCGGGCACATTTTCATGGCAACGTCGGGTTCTATGGGGCGCAGTTCCGTGGCAGTGCTGGGTTCCACGGGGTGCGTTTCCACGGTAACGTCGGGTTCAATGGGGCGCAGTTCCACGACAGGGCTGGGTTTTACGAGGCGCGGTTCGATGGCGGCGCTGTGTTTAACGAGGCGCGGTTCGATGGCGATGCTGGGTTTCACGAGGCGCAGTCGCACGGGCCCGTCGGGTTTAGTGGGGTGAAATTCCACGGCGATGTTGGGTTCTACGAGGCACATTTTCACGGCAACGTCGGGTTCTATGGGGCGCAGTTCCGTGGCAGTGCTGGGTTCCACGGGGTGCGTTTCCACGGTAACGTCGGGTTCAATGGGGCGCAGTTCCACGGGATGATCGGTTTCGACGGAGTGCAGGTCGATAAAAGAATCGAATTTGAGGGGGTGCGAGTGCGGGTCGACATGGCGCACTCGGCGAGACGCGAATGGCCCGGGGGGTATGTCATCAGAGGGGCAGCTTCGGACGAGGAGACGCACATAGATGGCGCTGAGGGCACATGGGGCCACCTGCTCCGTACTGATGAATCCTGAAGACGCAGGGCCGCGCTTGAACGGACCGGTCCCGAGGTGGCCATTAGGGCCAATGGAGGAAATGATCTAGTATGGCAACTGATCGAGAGACTGATTC
The window above is part of the Allokutzneria albata genome. Proteins encoded here:
- a CDS encoding AMED_5909 family protein, whose product is MTTVRQSRLPDRLEDARTWLLARYPNEKRSPGTLRNWYRLQAEVFEHVAATDHRHEHEAAALASIARQRVEQIGAEVGKEFDRPPTPTPPAARTPQDG
- a CDS encoding flavoprotein, yielding MTGRVLGVVGSGAGGVEDLLPCLIRPALEAGWTVGVTLTPTAGRWLTETGALAEIERATGLPVRVDPRSPSERSPHPPVDCYVVAPASANTVAKLALGLADNQALTQVNEAIGTHDLPVVVFPRVNAAHARHPAWNDHLTALRRAGVHLVYGDDVWPLHEPRSSPGKQLPWSAVLDAVNQAVPVPR
- a CDS encoding helix-turn-helix domain-containing protein is translated as MRGGGDQLSVGERIAFYRRRPGLSQAVLADLVNRSEDWLSKIERGEREVRRLDVLAEVAKALRVTLGDLLGEPVLMEDDDNHDDVPAIRDALMAPRRLSRTLFSSSISPEYIDPAPVAALTEAVWSDYQRGDLGRVVSSLPNLIKTAQHLEVASADDPPYKRSCAAVSARIHHLAATALSKIGEADLAWIAAERATQAADDADDPLVLASAARSGTHALLAVGRFEDALELGDAAARWLAPRMKAGDPAALSLYGMLFLRTAVAAARHQDRSTANELLNRAEQAAEQLGRDANYWTTSFGPSNVALHRVSVALDLGDIGQIADAGLHASTEHLPLERQVGHMIDVARALSLVAKDDDALQILLTAEQKAPGIVRHSAVVREVIRSIYRRSPATGGKKSSSLLAFAERCRAVR
- a CDS encoding YdcF family protein — translated: MSQQDKRLSAEVLADVQVLWDYNHMGHELRPCDVGVGLGSHDLGVATRAAELFHSGYFPLLVFSGANAPTTIDRFPRGEAVHYREHALSLGVPNDAVLVEPEAKHTGANIELSRALLESRGIPVRSVMLVSRPYQQRRAYAACRKVWPEVEVICASQDVGLVDYLAGIGDDARVINTIVADTQRIKVYGDQGHAIPQEMPAEVWAAYERLVQAGYDKRVIPNA
- a CDS encoding type II toxin-antitoxin system VapC family toxin: MIVVDTGPLYAAMDADDQDHERCARLLTTVPGPLIVPAPVLTEVCYLLESRCGGGAEAVFLRALCSGELSLEPLELRDLERMAELVTKYADMPLGAVDASVVAVAERLGASTVATLDRRHFTVVRPNHIPAFTLLP
- a CDS encoding pentapeptide repeat-containing protein, producing the protein MREESQRPTYRVLSTRTIVLSAIGLVTIGFGVVALLLFAFGGGSETDRVRLDVIKTAGTVVVGTGGAAALLLAARRQRTTEIALQQKDIDQAHQEQVAAANQAHQERVATATEADAAERRVTELYTKAVEQLGSDKAPVRLGGMYALERLAQNVPEQRQTIVNVLCAYLRMPYAPVAVSSASVHDPAPPATGEDAIPAGEQHSNLRGTAAPRQHAEHHEQERQVRLTAQRILTAHLNTGNDPEHPVETFWPDIDLDLTGATLLDFDFTGCRASNAHFTQAQFHGGAGFHEVIFDSKAGFNEALFHGDVEFNGVQFREIVEFSGVRFYCDASFHRAHFHGNVGFYGAQFRGSAGFHGVRFHGNVGFNGAQFHDRAGFYEARFDGGAVFNEARFDGDAGFHEAQSHGPVGFSGVKFHGDVGFYEAHFHGNVGFYGAQFRGSAGFHGVRFHGNVGFNGAQFHGMIGFDGVQVDKRIEFEGVRVRVDMAHSARREWPGGYVIRGAASDEETHIDGAEGTWGHLLRTDES